A region of Fusobacterium sp. IOR10 DNA encodes the following proteins:
- a CDS encoding Cof-type HAD-IIB family hydrolase, whose amino-acid sequence MKLIVSDLDGTLLNNQRVISEETKKILNKLNLKGIDFAFASGRGIKSIIPYRNFLGINSYFICNNGASIYDKNENLIYESPIEEKHVEKLIDYFRENNINFNGFYKDELFIDNCNKNKVVTLETQYKVVELEKMKYFPKMIKLIIKGNEEFIISLKKEMVNLFSDFLDITISHPTCLDIVSIKATKGNGIKFISKKLNISIGDIMAFGDGGNDLDMLQTVGHPVIMENSTSELKDSIKNQTLSNINDGVAYYLKKYFSL is encoded by the coding sequence ATGAAACTCATAGTAAGTGATTTAGATGGTACTCTTTTAAATAACCAAAGAGTAATTTCAGAAGAAACGAAAAAAATTCTAAATAAACTAAATCTTAAAGGAATTGATTTTGCCTTTGCATCTGGAAGGGGAATTAAATCAATTATTCCATATAGAAATTTTTTAGGAATAAACTCTTATTTTATTTGTAATAACGGAGCTAGTATTTACGATAAAAATGAAAACTTAATTTATGAAAGCCCTATTGAAGAAAAACATGTTGAAAAACTTATAGACTATTTCAGAGAAAATAATATTAACTTCAATGGATTTTATAAAGATGAATTATTTATTGATAACTGCAATAAAAATAAAGTTGTAACTTTAGAAACTCAGTATAAAGTTGTTGAACTTGAAAAAATGAAATATTTCCCTAAGATGATAAAACTTATAATTAAAGGAAATGAGGAATTTATAATTTCATTGAAAAAAGAAATGGTCAATTTATTTTCAGATTTCTTAGACATTACTATATCTCACCCAACTTGTTTAGATATTGTTAGCATCAAAGCTACAAAGGGAAATGGAATCAAATTTATTTCTAAGAAATTAAATATTTCAATAGGTGATATTATGGCCTTTGGAGATGGGGGAAATGACTTAGATATGTTACAAACTGTAGGACATCCTGTTATTATGGAAAATAGTACTTCTGAGCTTAAGGATTCTATTAAAAATCAGACTCTTTCCAATATCAATGATGGAGTTGCATATTATTTAAAAAAATATTTTTCATTATAA
- the nadD gene encoding nicotinate (nicotinamide) nucleotide adenylyltransferase has product MKIGIYGGSFNPPHYGHENISKLIIKKLNLDKLIIIPVGTACHGKTNLLDEEERYNLCKISFENIPKVEISRIEIDSDEVSYTYDTLKKIIKKYGKEHEYFEIIGEDSAAYFDEWKNYKDILNLAKVVVLKRKGYTSAIKSKNIIEIENDYYDVSSSEIREKLHKGENCKDSLKKEVLDYIKIKKLY; this is encoded by the coding sequence ATGAAGATAGGTATCTATGGAGGAAGTTTTAATCCTCCACATTACGGACATGAGAATATATCAAAGTTAATTATAAAAAAATTAAATTTAGATAAGTTGATTATAATACCAGTAGGCACTGCTTGTCACGGTAAAACTAATCTTTTAGATGAAGAAGAAAGGTATAACCTATGCAAAATATCTTTTGAAAATATACCTAAGGTTGAAATTTCTAGGATTGAAATAGATTCAGATGAAGTGTCATATACCTATGATACATTAAAAAAAATAATTAAAAAATATGGAAAAGAGCATGAATATTTTGAGATTATTGGGGAAGATTCAGCAGCTTATTTTGATGAATGGAAAAATTATAAAGATATTTTAAATTTAGCTAAGGTTGTGGTTTTAAAAAGAAAAGGATATACCAGTGCTATTAAATCAAAAAATATCATAGAAATAGAAAATGATTATTATGATGTTTCTTCAAGTGAAATTAGAGAAAAACTACATAAAGGTGAAAACTGTAAAGATTCTTTAAAAAAAGAAGTTTTAGATTACATTAAAATAAAAAAATTATATTAA
- a CDS encoding PTS sugar transporter subunit IIA: protein MINYFNSKLITIIKGKPTKLEIINELVELINNNTNLITDKSEFLNNLYEREKIGSTCIGMGIAIPHARGKGLKDLIIAIGLLEEPRIYDSLDNEPIKIVVLVGAPKEKSSEYLILLSQLARIFRSKNNREMIKSARNQKELIESIMEIEN, encoded by the coding sequence ATGATAAATTATTTTAATAGTAAATTAATAACGATTATAAAAGGAAAACCTACGAAATTAGAAATTATTAATGAATTAGTTGAACTTATAAATAATAATACAAATTTAATAACTGATAAATCTGAATTTTTAAATAATTTATATGAAAGAGAAAAAATAGGAAGTACTTGTATAGGTATGGGAATAGCTATTCCCCATGCAAGGGGAAAAGGATTAAAAGATTTGATAATAGCAATAGGTCTTTTAGAAGAACCAAGAATTTATGATTCCTTGGATAATGAACCAATTAAAATAGTTGTTTTAGTTGGAGCTCCAAAGGAAAAAAGTTCAGAATATTTAATTTTACTTTCCCAATTAGCTAGAATTTTTAGAAGTAAAAATAATAGAGAGATGATAAAAAGTGCCAGAAATCAAAAAGAATTAATAGAATCTATTATGGAAATTGAAAATTAA
- the lpxK gene encoding tetraacyldisaccharide 4'-kinase produces the protein MKILSYLYFLITSLRNLLYDRKILKINKIEDLFVICIGNITVGGTGKTPAVQYFAKKLANEGKKVAVISRGYRGKRKVDPLVVSDGKEIFVTSLESGDEPYIHVLNLKVPIIVGRDRYKAAKLAKEKFNVDTIILDDGFQHRKFFRNWDIVLIDATNPFGWNALLPKGTLREKFDSAAKRASEFIITKSDLIAERDLNKLKRFLRGKYGKPVSVARHGIKCLYDIEGNMKPLFWVKDKRVLLFSGLANPLNFEKTVISLNPKYIERIDFLDHHSFKDRDIALIKKRAKDINASYVITTEKDIVKIPKDIEWENLYVLKIEFDFLENNSLECFKGGTNVRFQK, from the coding sequence ATGAAGATATTGTCATATTTGTATTTTCTTATTACAAGTTTAAGAAATTTGTTGTATGATAGGAAAATTTTAAAAATAAATAAAATAGAGGACTTATTTGTTATATGTATAGGAAATATAACAGTTGGAGGAACAGGAAAGACTCCAGCAGTACAGTATTTTGCTAAAAAATTAGCAAATGAAGGGAAAAAAGTAGCAGTTATTTCAAGAGGCTATAGAGGAAAAAGAAAAGTAGATCCCCTAGTAGTTTCTGATGGGAAAGAAATATTTGTTACTTCCTTAGAAAGTGGAGATGAACCTTATATCCATGTATTAAACTTAAAAGTTCCAATAATAGTTGGTAGGGATAGATATAAAGCAGCTAAATTAGCTAAAGAAAAGTTTAATGTTGATACTATAATTTTAGATGATGGTTTTCAACATAGAAAATTTTTTAGAAATTGGGATATAGTTTTAATAGATGCAACTAATCCTTTTGGTTGGAATGCTCTTTTACCCAAGGGAACTTTAAGGGAGAAATTTGATTCAGCAGCTAAAAGAGCATCTGAATTTATAATAACTAAGTCTGATTTAATAGCAGAAAGAGATTTAAATAAATTAAAAAGATTTTTGAGAGGTAAGTATGGAAAGCCAGTTTCTGTGGCTAGGCATGGAATAAAATGTCTTTATGACATAGAAGGAAATATGAAACCATTGTTTTGGGTAAAAGATAAAAGAGTACTTTTATTTTCAGGTCTTGCAAATCCTTTGAATTTTGAGAAAACTGTAATTTCTCTAAACCCTAAATATATAGAAAGAATTGATTTTTTAGATCATCATTCCTTTAAGGATAGGGATATAGCTCTAATAAAAAAAAGAGCCAAGGATATAAATGCTAGTTATGTAATTACAACTGAAAAAGATATAGTTAAAATTCCAAAGGATATAGAATGGGAAAATCTATATGTTCTAAAAATAGAATTTGATTTTTTAGAGAATAATTCTTTGGAATGTTTTAAGGGAGGAACAAATGTTAGATTTCAAAAGTAA